The Nitrospira sp. genome window below encodes:
- a CDS encoding DedA family protein — MGGLIETIISELSRFIIACISRFGYGGILFTMAVESACIPLPSEIIMPFSGYLVVTGQFTMLGVTLAGAVGNVLGSIVAYYAGVWGGRPFAERYGAYFLLSQHDLDIADRWFAKYGEAAVFFGRMLPVVRTFISLPAGIARMNFPRFVVFTFVGALPWCYLLAYIGLRMGEQWEHLRDYFHQFDIVIGLVLAAAIGYFLWSHWPRRRTSPEA, encoded by the coding sequence ATGGGAGGACTGATCGAAACCATCATCAGCGAGCTGAGTCGATTCATCATTGCCTGCATTTCCAGGTTCGGCTATGGCGGGATCCTCTTCACGATGGCCGTCGAAAGCGCCTGCATTCCGCTTCCCAGTGAAATTATCATGCCGTTTTCAGGCTATCTGGTCGTGACCGGACAGTTTACGATGCTCGGGGTCACGTTGGCCGGCGCGGTCGGCAATGTGCTCGGTTCGATTGTAGCCTACTATGCTGGTGTCTGGGGGGGGCGACCATTTGCGGAGCGCTATGGAGCGTATTTCCTGCTCTCGCAACACGATTTAGATATTGCCGATCGCTGGTTCGCCAAATATGGAGAGGCGGCTGTCTTTTTCGGCAGAATGCTTCCGGTGGTGCGGACGTTCATATCGCTTCCGGCCGGCATTGCGAGGATGAACTTCCCACGGTTTGTTGTCTTCACATTTGTAGGGGCGCTGCCCTGGTGCTATCTGTTGGCCTATATCGGCCTTCGTATGGGTGAACAGTGGGAACATCTTCGGGATTACTTTCATCAATTTGACATCGTCATCGGACTTGTCCTGGCTGCAGCCATTGGGTACTTTCTCTGGTCTCACTGGCCAAGGCGACGAACGAGTCCGGAAGCGTAA
- the surE gene encoding 5'/3'-nucleotidase SurE, which produces MRILVTNDDGIHSPGITTLAKALAAIGEVWIVAPDRERTAVAHAVTLHKPLRVHELSPRTYAVNGTPVDCVNLALLKVMPQPPAIVVSGINKGVNLGDDVMYSGTVSAAMEGTILGIPSVAVSQEGVETFRFGVGTTYAVRVVRLVLGQGLPEETLVNVNIPNRPQRGISGVRVTCLSRRRFHNPIIEKLDPRGRKYYWIAGERISWSRSKDADHEAIEEGFVSITPIRLDTTHHGVLDQFREWVPIIARGVKKSSTDRAAIGRTGRLGT; this is translated from the coding sequence ATGCGTATCCTCGTGACTAACGACGACGGTATCCACTCGCCGGGGATCACGACATTGGCGAAGGCGCTTGCTGCGATCGGTGAAGTCTGGATTGTCGCCCCGGATCGGGAGCGCACGGCAGTGGCTCACGCCGTGACATTACACAAGCCGTTGCGGGTCCATGAACTGAGTCCACGCACATATGCCGTGAATGGAACCCCTGTGGATTGTGTGAATCTTGCGCTGCTCAAGGTCATGCCACAACCGCCCGCGATCGTCGTGTCCGGCATCAACAAAGGGGTCAACCTCGGCGATGATGTGATGTACTCGGGCACCGTGTCGGCGGCGATGGAAGGGACTATCCTTGGAATACCGTCCGTGGCGGTATCCCAAGAAGGAGTGGAGACATTTCGCTTCGGCGTTGGCACGACCTATGCGGTACGTGTGGTCCGCCTTGTCCTTGGTCAGGGTCTGCCGGAGGAGACGCTCGTGAACGTGAATATCCCAAATCGCCCGCAACGCGGAATTAGCGGCGTGCGGGTTACCTGTCTCAGCCGAAGGCGGTTTCATAATCCGATCATCGAGAAGCTCGATCCGCGCGGACGTAAATATTATTGGATTGCCGGCGAGCGGATATCCTGGAGTCGCAGCAAAGATGCTGATCACGAGGCGATCGAAGAAGGCTTTGTCTCCATCACGCCGATCCGGCTGGATACGACGCACCATGGCGTGCTGGATCAATTCCGCGAGTGGGTGCCGATCATTGCCAGGGGTGTCAAGAAGTCTTCAACCGATCGAGCAGCGATCGGCCGCACCGGGCGGTTAGGGACGTGA
- a CDS encoding MerR family transcriptional regulator, whose product MGTEPRLGSKVFYKIGEVSRLTKLPAYVLRFWESQFTFLNPKKSRGNQRLYIQRDVETVLEIKRMLYEEGHTLEGVKRYWVRRGQAASRRLRPQEVAKKLRGDLQVILKIIDAHSL is encoded by the coding sequence ATGGGAACTGAACCCAGGCTGGGGAGCAAGGTTTTCTATAAAATCGGCGAAGTGAGTCGATTGACAAAGCTTCCCGCGTATGTCCTTCGTTTCTGGGAATCTCAATTCACTTTTTTGAACCCCAAAAAGAGTCGAGGGAACCAACGCCTCTATATTCAACGGGATGTCGAAACTGTGCTGGAAATCAAGCGCATGCTCTATGAGGAGGGGCATACCCTTGAGGGCGTCAAGCGATATTGGGTCCGTCGTGGCCAGGCTGCTTCACGTCGGCTGCGCCCGCAGGAGGTCGCCAAAAAGTTGAGGGGCGATCTCCAAGTGATTCTCAAGATTATTGACGCCCATTCATTGTGA
- a CDS encoding integration host factor subunit alpha, translating into MRKADIGDEIFKQVGISKNEAADIVEFVLNLLKSVLQKGESVKIAGFGNFVVRSKGARKGRNPRTGEEIGITPRRVVTFRPSQVFKKYVNS; encoded by the coding sequence ATGAGAAAGGCGGATATCGGTGACGAAATTTTCAAGCAAGTCGGCATCTCAAAAAATGAAGCAGCTGACATCGTTGAGTTTGTGCTGAATTTGCTGAAGTCCGTCTTGCAGAAGGGCGAATCGGTCAAAATCGCTGGGTTTGGAAATTTTGTTGTCCGTAGCAAGGGAGCCCGTAAAGGACGAAATCCTCGAACTGGAGAAGAAATCGGTATTACCCCCCGTCGAGTGGTGACGTTTCGTCCGAGCCAGGTATTCAAGAAATACGTCAATTCATAG
- the cimA gene encoding citramalate synthase — MARRTSPSGSSRASSEQQPVLERKLSADHAASLEIYDTTLRDGAQAEDVSFSAEDKVLIAQKLDSLGVHFIEGGWPGANPKDIEFFRIIKTIPLKHAEVIAFGSTRKASHAARKDPNLQALLGAETKTITLFGKTWSFHVTDALGISLAKNLELIADSIAYLHGKGRRVFYDAEHFFDGYKTNPEYALTTIRKAVEAGAERVILCDTNGGTMPWEIGEICRVVRRECPIPLGIHAHNDCEMAVANSLMAIETGIVQVQGTINGIGERCGNANLCSIIPNLELKMKRPALADRLSHLKTVSSFVTEVANLMPNKHQPYVGDAAFAHKGGVHIHAVLKNSATYEHVDPTKVGNRQRMLISDYGGRSGLLDKIEAYGIKLPKNHSKVDELIHTLKDRENQGYQFEGAEGSFELLMRKAMGSHKPSFELLGFRVIIEKKQENGAPLSEATVMVKVGEAIEHTAAVGAGPVNALDHALRKSLEKFYPQLREVKLLDYKVRVLAANRGTESKVRVLIESGDHKDKWGTVGVSENIIEATWQALVDSIEYKLLAKG, encoded by the coding sequence ATGGCTCGCAGAACCTCACCATCCGGCTCTTCCCGCGCTTCGAGTGAGCAACAGCCGGTTCTTGAGCGAAAGCTGTCTGCCGATCACGCAGCGTCGTTGGAAATCTACGACACGACGCTGCGTGATGGTGCCCAGGCGGAGGATGTCAGTTTTTCAGCGGAAGACAAAGTGCTCATTGCCCAAAAGTTGGATAGCCTTGGGGTTCATTTTATTGAAGGCGGCTGGCCCGGAGCGAATCCGAAAGACATTGAGTTCTTCCGGATTATTAAGACGATCCCACTGAAACATGCCGAGGTCATCGCGTTCGGCTCTACCAGAAAAGCCAGCCATGCAGCCCGCAAGGACCCCAATCTTCAGGCATTGCTCGGGGCCGAAACGAAGACGATCACTCTGTTCGGGAAAACCTGGTCCTTTCATGTGACGGATGCCCTCGGGATCTCGCTGGCTAAGAATCTGGAGTTGATCGCGGACTCCATCGCATACCTTCACGGGAAGGGACGCCGGGTGTTCTACGATGCGGAACATTTCTTCGACGGATACAAGACGAATCCCGAGTACGCGCTCACCACCATCAGAAAAGCGGTAGAGGCCGGAGCTGAGCGAGTGATCCTGTGTGACACTAACGGTGGAACGATGCCGTGGGAGATCGGAGAGATTTGCCGAGTGGTTCGACGAGAATGCCCGATTCCGCTCGGAATTCACGCTCATAATGACTGCGAAATGGCGGTGGCCAATTCACTGATGGCGATCGAGACCGGCATCGTGCAGGTGCAGGGTACGATCAACGGGATCGGCGAGCGATGTGGGAACGCGAATCTTTGTTCGATCATTCCCAATTTGGAGTTGAAGATGAAGCGGCCTGCCTTGGCCGATCGCTTGAGCCATCTGAAAACTGTTTCGAGTTTCGTCACCGAGGTGGCAAATCTGATGCCGAACAAGCATCAGCCCTATGTCGGCGATGCTGCGTTTGCTCACAAAGGCGGAGTCCATATTCATGCGGTGTTGAAGAATTCTGCTACCTATGAGCATGTCGATCCGACCAAAGTCGGTAATCGACAGCGGATGCTGATCTCGGATTATGGGGGACGGAGCGGCCTGCTCGATAAGATCGAAGCTTACGGAATCAAGCTTCCAAAGAACCATTCCAAGGTCGACGAGCTGATACATACGCTGAAAGACCGTGAAAACCAGGGCTATCAATTCGAAGGTGCAGAAGGATCGTTCGAACTGTTGATGCGGAAGGCGATGGGGAGCCACAAGCCTTCGTTTGAATTGCTTGGATTCCGAGTCATCATTGAAAAAAAACAGGAGAATGGAGCTCCTCTTTCTGAGGCGACGGTAATGGTCAAGGTGGGAGAGGCCATCGAACATACGGCGGCTGTCGGGGCCGGACCGGTCAATGCACTTGACCATGCGCTGCGTAAGTCATTGGAAAAATTCTACCCTCAGCTTCGAGAAGTAAAGCTGCTTGACTATAAGGTGCGCGTGCTGGCCGCCAATCGAGGGACCGAATCAAAAGTGCGTGTGCTGATCGAATCAGGAGACCACAAGGACAAGTGGGGGACCGTGGGGGTCTCAGAAAACATCATCGAAGCGACCTGGCAGGCACTCGTAGACAGTATTGAATACAAGCTTCTCGCCAAGGGCTAG
- a CDS encoding DUF3365 domain-containing protein, whose amino-acid sequence MSTRKWLVGALSVTVCVLGSWEAGNAGKESPESVPLATVTDYIYSVLSADRTFYTVHVVERMRGTGAIKSSEKWRLENALPLPAQFIQESSSLAELTGSKVRYRLISLNPINKQSGPRTEFEQKALEAVMAHPEQPYKGFVKEGGGRSFQAVYADQAVSPSCVTCHNADPRSTRRDYKLNDVLGGVLISIPVSE is encoded by the coding sequence ATGTCAACAAGGAAATGGCTTGTTGGAGCCTTGAGCGTCACGGTCTGTGTGCTTGGCAGTTGGGAAGCGGGTAACGCCGGGAAGGAATCGCCCGAGAGCGTTCCATTGGCGACCGTGACGGATTATATCTATTCAGTCCTGTCAGCCGACAGGACATTTTATACAGTCCACGTCGTGGAGCGAATGCGGGGGACGGGCGCGATCAAATCGTCGGAGAAATGGCGTTTGGAAAACGCGCTTCCTCTGCCGGCTCAATTCATTCAGGAATCCTCGAGCTTGGCCGAGCTGACGGGAAGCAAGGTGCGTTATCGGTTGATCAGCCTCAATCCGATCAACAAGCAGAGCGGCCCGCGAACCGAGTTTGAACAGAAGGCACTCGAGGCGGTAATGGCTCATCCCGAGCAGCCGTACAAGGGCTTCGTCAAGGAGGGCGGCGGTCGATCCTTCCAAGCCGTTTACGCAGACCAAGCCGTTTCGCCAAGTTGTGTGACCTGTCATAACGCCGACCCCCGTAGCACGAGGCGTGACTATAAGCTCAACGACGTGCTGGGCGGTGTGCTGATTTCAATCCCGGTATCTGAGTGA